GATCGTACTTTAGCGTTCTTATATGGTGTTTGACGATCTTCGCCAATCGTGGACGCAGgttcttatttcttttctctttggCCAAGTTCTGCAGCTTCAATATCATTATATCAATTTGGCCGCAGACATGGGTGGCAAATAGCGCGGCCAACGCGCAAGCACTGACTGTTATGGAATAAAGCACGTAACCGCATAAAGAGTGCACAACGTACACCAATTCATAAAAAGGGCTCATTTGAGGATCGAAGAGACCGCTATAGGTGGGATAAATCAGCGGTTTGATCGTGCGATTGTTTTCGTCGACGTAGGTTCCTATCGCGTACTGCGCCATCGTTTGGTACATGAAACCGCTCGAGTACATCAACACCAGGCATAGTATCGTTAGGTTTCGTCCGACGTTGCCGTACTTCAGCATCAAGTCGCGGTCTTCTGATAATTCCACCTGTCACAATGTTCCTTAATAAACTATAGTGACACTCCTCTGACGCTTTCGTTAATACATTAAATGCAGACGAACAACCACagaaatgtttacaaaatctaaattatttaattagtgaAAGCGAGGCTGACCTTTTTCCAGTCGTCTTGCATACTCTCAATGCAGTGCTTGAGAATGGGCTTGCACGCGATGAGAGACCAATACTTGAACACAGACAGCCAACAGAAAGTTTCTAGGCCTATCAGGCTGATTATGATCATCATGTTCTTCTCTTCCACTGCGAGATACAACGTGAACGGTACTATCGCGAACAGCAGAATCACATTCCAGAGTCCGATCGCAAATTTCTGCAGAAGTTTGTTGGTGTCCTCCAAAAAGTCCGGCCAAAGGCCAATTGATTTCAGGATCCATTTGCAAGGCTTGAAAACGTAGACCACGTCCTCCTCGTAATGCGGATTTCGCGGTTTGTCGACTCGTCGTACTTGGCCAGCGAGAGGTCTCATGTTAGCCTCTAGGTAGCTCGAAAGCGACTGTCCAACTGTCTACAGTAGGGTGA
The window above is part of the Augochlora pura isolate Apur16 unplaced genomic scaffold, APUR_v2.2.1 APUR_unplaced_3872, whole genome shotgun sequence genome. Proteins encoded here:
- the LOC144477798 gene encoding uncharacterized protein LOC144477798 translates to MRPLAGQVRRVDKPRNPHYEEDVVYVFKPCKWILKSIGLWPDFLEDTNKLLQKFAIGLWNVILLFAIVPFTLYLAVEEKNMMIIISLIGLETFCWLSVFKYWSLIACKPILKHCIESMQDDWKKVELSEDRDLMLKYGNVGRNLTILCLVLMYSSGFMYQTMAQYAIGTYVDENNRTIKPLIYPTYSGLFDPQMSPFYELVYVVHSLCGYVLYSITVSACALAALFATHVCGQIDIMILKLQNLAKEKRNKNLRPRLAKIVKHHIRTLKFSATAETSLQQACFLEFLGSAFLICMVEYYAIAVRRISGPSTTGAVFFMPRTTVAGEKTSFV